In Halobacteriovorax sp. JY17, the DNA window CTAAGACTTGGGAGATATACTTTCAATTTCTTAAATTAATTCATGAGGAAGAACACGCTTAATTGGTCTAAAGTATGTTCTTGGAGAGTGCTCTAATAAATCAGATACTCTACCCATGTAAACACAAGCATACTTCTCTATTTGATCAGCAAAGCGGCTCTCTTCTTGTCCCGCTCTCATGAGTTCTCCCCAGTGTGGATTGAAGCACTTTCTATAATCTTCTAATTCTTTTGAAATTGAGTTATTAATCTTTTCAATACTAGAATAAATCTTTCCAACTTCATCTTTATCAAAACTTTCTCCACGGTACTTACTCATTTCAAGTTTATCTAGACGATCTTCAAAGACTTCTTTTTCTTGCATAAAAGAATCAATTCTCTTTTGAGTTGGTTCACTCTTTTTTATGGCAAGAATTTCATCTTCTAGTGGTTCAACTACTAGGGCCGTTCTCCAACCAAAAGTTTTCTTAAGTGAGAGAACGTCACCATAGATATGATCTCCTAAATAGAGAATTTCAGACCCTTTAAGTCCTAGGTCTTCTTGAAGCTTACCAGCGTTACCACCTTGATAAACTCCAGGAGTAATTGGACCTTCATGATTTGTCATCAGAGCTGTATCAGGATCAATTCTTAGAAAGTGATTCTTTACATGAAAGAATCTTGGCTTACTGGAGAGAGTAATTGTGATCTCAAAGAGGTCTTTCCAGCTCTTATGCTCTTTTAGAAATGGATCAATAGCGTACTCAAGTAAATCTTTACAATAGTAGAATTCAGAGTTGGTGATAATAATTAACTTCTTACCACACTTCTTATACATCTCTAGCTGAGATACTAATTTCTCATCTTGAATAATAAAGTCACCAATATTTTCTTTAACTTTACTTTTAAGAGATCCATCAGAGTGACAAATATCGATCGCCTCTTTTATATGATCGGCCAGTAGATCATATCTTGGAACTACTGAACCTTTCTCCTTAAGCTCTACTAGTTGAGCGTAGAGAATTCCATTTGAAACTGAAAATGCAGTATCTAATGATTGGAAACTCTCATCACTTAAATCAATAACTCTATTGGCATAGGCATTATTCTGCTCTTCAAATGAAAGAGCTGAAAGTCCGTGTTGGGCCTTTTTTACTTTTCCAAATCTTGAAACGTGTAGAAGGTTTCCTCTAAGCTTATCAATAACTAGTCCTTGCTGAACTAATTGAAAATCAAACTCTAGGTCTAGAACTTCTTTTGGATAACCCAATACTTTCACGAGGTTCTTCTTTACGAGTGAATAGGTAAGTCTCTCAAAATTCTCTGTATTATAGCGAACTAGCGTGTAGTCCATATCAAAACCGATGGCCTTAATTTTCTTCATATTTAATATTCTATTAACGTAAACGCTCATTTTTCTATGACTCCTTTAGTCAAAAACTCTTTCAATCCCTTCTAGGGAACTAGAGAGCTTATCAAGAACATGGAAAGTCAGTCAATTATATGTGTTTCGACTGTAAAATTAATGAGTTTGACTAGACCTATTCCCTGTAAACTTCTAACATGATTAGGATAATTTATTTATTAGCTATTAAAAAGGTGTGCAGATGAGATCTCTATTTAATTTGTGTTTAATTCTTATTTTGACTCTTGGTGCGACTTCTAGTTTCGCTGAAACAAATGAAGAAAAGGGACTTCGAATCGCAAAAGAAGCGGAAGCTAAGAATAATGGCTTCATTGGTGATGAATCAGATCTAGAGATGGTTCTCATTGATGCATATGGCTCTAAGATCGTTCGTAAGATGCAAGGGAAGGTTTTAGAAGTAAAGAATGACGGTGATAAGACACTTAATATCTTTTTAAATCCAAAAGATGTTAAGGGAACGAAGATGCTAACTTGGTCTCATAAGAGTGAAGACGATCACCAGTGGCTCTATCTTCCATCTTTAAAGCGAGTGAAGAAAATCTCTTCTAGAAATAAGTCTTCTTCTTTTATGGGAAGCGAATTCTCTTATGAAGATATTGGTTCTCAGGAAATTGAAAAGTATAAATTTAAATATCTTAAAGATGGAAAGAGTAAAGACGGAGAAGAAGTCTACATTATCGAAAGAATACCTGTGGCCAAGAGTGGTTACTCTAAGCAAATTGTTCAACTTTCAAAGAAGCACTTAAATGCTCTCCATGTTGATTACTACGATAGAAAGTCTGAACTTCTAAAGACTGCAGAGATGAGTGACTTTAAAAAGTATAAAGTTGGCTCGAAAGAACTATGGAGAGCTTCTGTTATTCATATGAAGAATGTTCAAACAAAGAAGGAATCAATCTTTCAGTGGACGAATCGAAAGGTGGGAGTAAATCTAAAAGATAGCCTCTTTACTAAAAGGTCTCTTTCAAGATGATTGGTAAGAGTCTTTTATTCATCTCATTTATTATTCTTAACTCCGTGTCACTGGCCTCTGTTAGTGATCAAGGAGAGATTTCTTTTGAAAATAGAAAATTTGAAAGTGATAATGATAATCTCACTTACGATGATAATTTCGCTATTTTCACTAGGGCCCAATTTAAATTCATTGAAGGAAACTTTACTGGAGCACTTCGGGCTTATGCTAGAGCAGACTCTAAAGATAAGGATCGTAATCACTATGTGATAGAAGATGCGTAC includes these proteins:
- a CDS encoding HAD-IG family 5'-nucleotidase, producing the protein MSVYVNRILNMKKIKAIGFDMDYTLVRYNTENFERLTYSLVKKNLVKVLGYPKEVLDLEFDFQLVQQGLVIDKLRGNLLHVSRFGKVKKAQHGLSALSFEEQNNAYANRVIDLSDESFQSLDTAFSVSNGILYAQLVELKEKGSVVPRYDLLADHIKEAIDICHSDGSLKSKVKENIGDFIIQDEKLVSQLEMYKKCGKKLIIITNSEFYYCKDLLEYAIDPFLKEHKSWKDLFEITITLSSKPRFFHVKNHFLRIDPDTALMTNHEGPITPGVYQGGNAGKLQEDLGLKGSEILYLGDHIYGDVLSLKKTFGWRTALVVEPLEDEILAIKKSEPTQKRIDSFMQEKEVFEDRLDKLEMSKYRGESFDKDEVGKIYSSIEKINNSISKELEDYRKCFNPHWGELMRAGQEESRFADQIEKYACVYMGRVSDLLEHSPRTYFRPIKRVLPHELI
- a CDS encoding outer membrane lipoprotein-sorting protein, with the translated sequence MRSLFNLCLILILTLGATSSFAETNEEKGLRIAKEAEAKNNGFIGDESDLEMVLIDAYGSKIVRKMQGKVLEVKNDGDKTLNIFLNPKDVKGTKMLTWSHKSEDDHQWLYLPSLKRVKKISSRNKSSSFMGSEFSYEDIGSQEIEKYKFKYLKDGKSKDGEEVYIIERIPVAKSGYSKQIVQLSKKHLNALHVDYYDRKSELLKTAEMSDFKKYKVGSKELWRASVIHMKNVQTKKESIFQWTNRKVGVNLKDSLFTKRSLSR